From Virgibacillus natechei, the proteins below share one genomic window:
- a CDS encoding exonuclease domain-containing protein: MMYPQLWPILDKYVSNNIVIAHNASFDMSVIRHTLDYFNLPYPEMDYLCTANISKKVWPNLMNHKLNTLADHHGIEFEHHHALEDARVAAKVMMKAISAYQAGSMDLFLAVKKV, encoded by the coding sequence ATGATGTATCCACAACTGTGGCCAATACTTGATAAATACGTATCAAATAACATTGTTATCGCGCATAATGCTAGTTTCGATATGAGTGTAATCAGGCATACATTGGATTATTTTAATCTTCCTTATCCGGAGATGGACTATCTTTGTACAGCGAATATTTCTAAAAAGGTATGGCCAAACTTAATGAATCATAAACTAAATACATTGGCTGATCATCATGGTATTGAATTCGAACATCATCATGCACTTGAGGATGCGCGGGTTGCTGCCAAGGTTATGATGAAGGCTATTTCAGCGTATCAGGCCGGTTCGATGGATTTATTTTTAGCAGTTAAGAAAGTATAA
- a CDS encoding tartrate dehydrogenase — protein sequence MKNFNIALIPGDGIGSEVVSEGVKILKEIEEMDAAISFSFAEFPWGCEYYLEHGKMMADDGIEQLQPFDAIYLGAVGYPGVPDHISLRELLLQIRKGFDQYVNLRPITLLNPSLTPLKSKTEKDVDFLVIRENSEGEYSGAGDWLYKGKPEEVVLQTGVFSRKGTERIIRYAYEEARKSNRTLTSVSKANALNYSMVFWDEVFEEVGKEYPDVETYSYLVDAASLYFVAQPERFEVVVTSNLFGDILTDIGAAITGGLGLATGANVNPERNYPSMFEPVHGSAPDIAGKGIANPIAAIWSVSQMMDFFGEEKWGEAILSTIKTILKETEQLTPDLGGQGSTKSVGDRFVELLKDNRIT from the coding sequence GTGAAAAATTTTAATATAGCGCTTATACCTGGGGACGGAATTGGTTCGGAGGTTGTTTCAGAAGGTGTGAAAATTTTAAAGGAAATTGAAGAAATGGATGCAGCTATTTCCTTTTCTTTTGCTGAATTTCCGTGGGGTTGTGAGTATTATTTGGAACATGGAAAAATGATGGCTGATGACGGAATCGAGCAGTTACAGCCGTTTGATGCTATTTATTTAGGTGCTGTTGGTTATCCAGGAGTGCCTGATCACATTTCCTTAAGAGAACTTCTTTTACAGATTCGAAAAGGATTTGATCAATATGTTAATTTACGTCCTATTACACTTTTGAATCCATCTTTGACACCATTGAAGTCCAAAACAGAGAAAGATGTTGACTTCCTTGTCATCCGTGAAAACAGTGAAGGGGAATATTCAGGGGCTGGGGACTGGTTATACAAAGGAAAACCAGAGGAAGTAGTCTTACAAACGGGTGTATTTTCCCGAAAAGGAACGGAACGAATTATTCGTTATGCTTATGAGGAAGCACGTAAATCGAATCGGACGTTAACGAGTGTTAGTAAGGCCAATGCCTTGAATTATTCCATGGTTTTTTGGGATGAAGTATTTGAAGAGGTCGGGAAAGAATATCCAGATGTAGAGACGTATTCCTATCTTGTTGATGCTGCAAGCCTGTACTTCGTTGCACAGCCTGAGCGGTTCGAAGTAGTTGTGACCTCTAATCTTTTTGGTGACATTTTAACAGACATCGGTGCTGCAATTACTGGTGGATTGGGTCTTGCAACAGGAGCAAATGTTAATCCAGAAAGAAACTATCCATCCATGTTCGAGCCTGTACATGGATCTGCTCCGGATATAGCTGGAAAAGGAATTGCAAATCCAATTGCTGCGATTTGGTCGGTCAGTCAAATGATGGACTTTTTTGGTGAAGAAAAGTGGGGCGAAGCAATTCTTTCTACGATTAAAACAATACTGAAAGAAACGGAACAACTTACTCCAGACTTAGGAGGACAGGGATCCACAAAATCGGTAGGGGATCGATTTGTTGAGCTCCTTAAGGATAATCGTATTACATAA
- the alr gene encoding alanine racemase, with the protein MLQTPTLSAYHPTTAEIDLAAFNENITKLKKLVKKSMLLAVIKTNAYGHGTVRIGEEAVKAGAESLGVTTVEEGALLRENGIDVPIHILSSITPEQASDVVRYELTASVFSIRLAKAISEVAVKQRKTIPVHLKLDTGLHRFGLEPHEVLSFCEVCYELPGLWWEGVYTHFSSVDEGDWETTERQFNLFIDTVTMLDEQGFNFAIRHVGGSTIAIERPDMHLDMVRPGVALFGYQPAARQRDIISLKPVMALKSNLIYVRELPPNTPVGYGGSYVTRTTKKIAVVPIGHGDGYSRALSNKGKMLIGGKRVKIIGTISLDQTLVDVTDVPDVTEGEEVILLGEQGGDEITAEDVADWMGSIVDEVVSGFTERIRRVYV; encoded by the coding sequence TTGCTTCAAACACCAACATTATCAGCTTATCACCCGACCACCGCAGAAATAGATCTTGCTGCTTTCAATGAAAATATCACCAAGCTTAAAAAGCTCGTAAAAAAAAGCATGTTGTTAGCCGTAATTAAAACAAATGCTTATGGACATGGTACGGTTCGAATCGGAGAAGAAGCAGTCAAGGCCGGAGCGGAGAGCCTTGGTGTTACAACAGTAGAGGAGGGCGCATTACTCCGTGAAAATGGTATCGATGTTCCTATTCATATTTTAAGTTCGATTACGCCCGAACAAGCATCAGATGTTGTTCGATATGAACTAACTGCATCCGTGTTTTCCATTCGGTTAGCAAAAGCGATCAGTGAAGTGGCAGTGAAACAGCGCAAAACTATTCCAGTCCATTTAAAGTTGGATACAGGTTTACATCGATTTGGCCTCGAACCACATGAAGTGCTATCATTTTGTGAAGTTTGTTATGAACTACCTGGACTTTGGTGGGAAGGTGTATATACGCATTTTTCCAGTGTAGATGAAGGCGACTGGGAAACAACTGAGCGGCAATTTAACTTGTTTATTGATACGGTAACAATGCTGGATGAACAAGGCTTTAATTTTGCAATTCGACATGTCGGTGGATCAACGATTGCCATCGAAAGACCAGATATGCATCTAGATATGGTGAGACCTGGTGTTGCATTATTCGGCTATCAACCAGCAGCACGTCAACGGGATATCATTTCTTTAAAGCCTGTCATGGCCTTGAAATCAAACTTGATTTATGTGCGGGAACTACCCCCGAATACACCAGTCGGATATGGAGGCAGTTATGTTACTCGAACTACGAAAAAAATAGCTGTAGTGCCGATTGGACATGGTGATGGCTATAGTAGAGCATTATCAAATAAAGGGAAAATGCTTATTGGAGGAAAAAGAGTCAAGATTATTGGTACAATATCATTGGATCAAACATTGGTTGATGTGACGGATGTACCTGACGTTACGGAAGGGGAGGAAGTGATCTTGCTTGGTGAACAAGGAGGAGACGAAATAACAGCAGAGGATGTTGCGGATTGGATGGGTAGTATCGTAGATGAAGTAGTTTCCGGCTTTACGGAACGAATAAGAAGGGTGTACGTATAA
- a CDS encoding YdbC family protein, with protein sequence MAELNYEIKKTIGVLSESPKGWTKELNVISWNGRTPKYDLRDWAPEKEKMGKGVTMTEEELMQLRVLLQEIE encoded by the coding sequence ATGGCTGAATTAAATTATGAAATCAAGAAAACCATCGGTGTGCTTTCAGAGTCACCAAAAGGTTGGACAAAAGAGTTAAACGTTATCAGTTGGAATGGTCGCACGCCAAAATATGATTTAAGAGATTGGGCTCCTGAAAAAGAGAAAATGGGAAAAGGTGTTACGATGACGGAAGAAGAACTGATGCAGTTGCGAGTTCTTTTGCAAGAGATTGAATAA
- a CDS encoding 3'-5' exonuclease family protein, with translation MNFVSIDFESANEKRFSPCAIGIVVANEHEIVDEFYSLINPLMEFKSFHTYIHGITENDVSTTVANT, from the coding sequence ATGAACTTTGTTTCCATCGACTTCGAATCGGCTAATGAAAAACGATTCAGCCCCTGTGCAATTGGTATTGTTGTTGCAAATGAGCATGAAATTGTGGATGAATTTTACAGTTTGATTAATCCGTTGATGGAGTTTAAATCATTTCATACATATATACATGGTATTACGGAAAATGATGTATCCACAACTGTGGCCAATACTTGA